The DNA sequence AATGTGAATCGCCTATGGGATGTGTTAAATAAAGTACCTGCATCATTGTTTTATTGGTACTTATCTGTGTTAATCTGTGTCCAACTGCAGAATTTAAATATCATATTTCTATTTTTATTCTACGGTTTTTAATCCTGCCTACAATAACTCTTATTCAAATTACAGTTGCCTATATCCTGGATCTCGTTATCGGTGATCCTCAATGGGCTTATCATCCGATCCGATTGATCGGGAAGCTTGTAGAAAGTGTTGAATGTATCTTACGAAGGTTATCTATTTCTGAACGGATTGCCGGGATATTTTTGACTACGATCATCGTAGCAGTAACATATCTGACAACGTATGCAGTAATACTGGTATCGGGGCAATGGTGTTACGTCTGTGAAATAATGATAGGAACTGTTGTTATTTATTTTGCAATTTCTATAAGAAGTCTGGCTGATGAAGCAAAAAAGGTAATGACATTTCTGAAAGAAAATGATTTAATACAAGCCCGAAAAGCGCTATCACAGATCGTAGGACGTGATACAGCGTATCTCAATGAAGAACAGATAATACGGGCTTGCGTGGAAACTGTCGCTGAGAGCAGTGTAGATGGTATCTTATCACCCTTATTTTACTCTTTTATCGGGGGGCCAGGTGCAGCGATGGCCTATAAGGCTGTAAGTACGCTTGATTCTATGGTTGGACATAAGGATGAGAGATATATCCGGTTTGGCTGGGCGTCTGCAAGATTGGATGATGTAGCTAACTACATTCCAGCCAGAATTTCTGCTGTGTTAATTCCGATAGCATCTTTTCTCTGTGGTTATAGTCTCCGGAACTCTTTGAGAATTGCTTTTCGTGATGGTCGTAAACATCAAAGTCCCAATAGTGGTATTCCCGAAGCCGCTATGGCGGGAGCCTTAAGAGTACAGCTAGGGGGACCGAGTACTTATCAGGGTGAGGTTATAGAAAAACCATTCATCGGAGATGCTCAGAATCGATTAACTTTGGAATCGATAGGTATGGCAATAACCATAATGCAGGTTACCTCTCTTTTGTTTTTGACCTGCGGAATCGGAGTTGTTGTGTGCCTGAAATGGGTCTTTTCGTAAAAAAACTCAGGTGGGTTTGGGTTTGTAACCCAATGTCATTACGATGCAAAGGGATAAATTCTGCAGGATGTTTAACTTAATGCCATTGGATCGTAACCTGAACCATTTATTTTGACCGAACACGATACCATGAAAACATATTTCAAAACCAATCGATATACAACGGGATTTGCCAATAATTTAGTAGAAGGCCTGGACCCAAGGTCAAAAATTATCTCATTTCTTTCCATAATCCTCTGTATGGTATTGACGCCTATTACCCGTCTGAAGGACTTCGGATTGTATTTTTTACTCATACTGGCAATAGCATTTATATCAAAGATCACACCCAAGCAAATACTGAAAAGGATGTTTGTCTTAATTCCTTTTATTCTTCTCATTGCAATATTTATCCTTTTTATAAAAGAAGGAAATGTTTATTGGTCGATAAAGATAGGTTATTGGCAATTACGTGTTACCTATGAGGGCGCCTGGACATTTTTAAATGTTATTATAAAATCGGGTCTGTCGATAATCTTACTGGTGATTGCCTCTTCTACGACAACCTTTCCTGATTTTTTACAAGGAATGGAAATGCTTCGCATGCCGCGCTTATTGGTAATACTCATGTCATTTATGTATCGTTATATCTTTGTGCTTCTTGATGAAGCCAAACGATTGATGCGGGCAAGAGCCCTCCGGTATTTTGGGTCTCGGTATAGTGAACAATTTCGGATAATTGGATATATGATTGAGGTATTATTTATCAGAACCTTTGAGCGGGCAAAGAGAATTTATAGTGCGATGACCACCAGGGGATTTACCGGGGAAATACGGAGTATTAAGCATTTTCAATTCTCCTATATAGACTTTTTATTTATAACCGGTATAATCATATCGCTACTATTCATTGTATCAGGTATTGTTTATAAATTAGAACATATGAAAATAAACAACGCACACCTATGGCAAGCATTATAAAAGTTTCAAACCTGAATTACCGTTATCCTGATGGGACGGTAGGGCTAAAAGACGTTAGTTTTGAGGCGGAAGAAGGGGAGACGTTAGTTATTATCGGCGCCAATGGAACTGGCAAGTCAACACTGTGTATGAACCTGATGGGTATTCTGGAAGGCGATGGGCATATTAATATTGCAGGTTTAACGTTAAACAAAATACATGTGAAAGAGATAAGACGGAAAGTAGGTATGGTATTTCAAAATCCTGATGATCAACTGTTTTGTCCTACCGTTATTGACGATGTTTCGTTTGGGCCTTTAAATTTAGGATGGGATAATAACGAGGTGATGGTTGCATCACAAAAGGCATTAGCGCTGGTCGATATGGAAGGCTACGAATCCCGTACATCATATCATCTGAGTTTTGGCGAAAAGAAAGGGCAGCTATTGCCACCGTACTATCTATGGATCCAGAGATCCTGTTGCTCGATGAACCCACGAGTGGATTAGACCCCAGGAGTACATCGAAATTTATCAATATACTGTATACCTTAAAATCTCAAGGCAAGACAATTCTCATTGTAACACACAATGTCTTCCTTGCACAGGGGATAGCTGATAAGGTGCTTATTTTTAGTGAGGAAAAAAGACCCGTGGCGATAGGGAGTTATAAAGAAATATTAAGCAATTATGGCCTATTATTAAAAAATAATCTGGTTTATCAGCACCAGCACCGTCATGACTACATAGTACATGAACATGAACACCGGCACGGATACATCCATGAGCATTTATAGTATAAATCTTACTGATGATATTTGTGCGGATGGGATATGCTGTTTCACGAGTATTCCAAAGGAACAGAATCATTTAGGGATGTGGAAATCTTTTCTTAAACGGGGTACTGCATCGTATGGTGTGAAACTGCTGTATACAGCTCTGGAAGCAAAGGACATAGTATACCGTCCTTGTCGGTGTTTGAATTTTTATTTGAAAGAGGTCGATACACCAAACGGTCCTGCCCTCAGGGTATTATTACGATGCGGTATATTTGGTAAGAAATGCAGGCCTTATACCTGTAAAGCGTTCCCTGATAAGGTAGACAGTTTTATGCATGATATTCCCGCCCCTTGTATCTATAATGAATACCTGGCACATGAAAATTATGTAAAATTAAAACATAAGCATATTTTTACTCTGTTTTATGCTATTAAGGATGATCGTACTTTGCTGAGAAAGATTTTCCCCGGATATACAGCAGAAGAAGTCAGAAAAAAATTAAGTCAATGCAGTGAGGTTGGTAAAATGAGCGCAATCTGGAATGAAAAACCATCCGAATACTTCATTCTGGAGGTGCCAAAGGTTAGTTCCGTTTTGTATATATCTGAGGTGCATCCAAAGATTACCGATGTAAAACAGGCGTATCGCCTTTGGCAAGGTCACATTGAGACCTGGCTGGAGAGGCATTATGGCAGCACATGGCAGGATTATTTAAACCGTGCAATTGAACGAGAGAACCGTAAAAAGATAAATTAGGTTGGATTTTAAAAGACAAAATTCAACGAATTTTTTTACCCTTCTGCTCTTCCTGGATGGGACTAAGGGGTGGGTTTCTGATTTACCCACCCCTTAGTTCCCTCTAATCCCCCCTAACCCCCCTTTAAAAAAGGGGGGAAAGAAGGATAAGTTTAAAAAAGGGAGGAAAGAAAGATAAATTTAGAAAAGGGGAAAAGAAGGATAAGTTTAGAAAAAGGGGGGAAAGAAGGAAGGATTTTCTCTTGAGAAAAGTTTGCCTGATCAAACATATCAAATATTTCCTCCTTTCTAAAAGAGAACTAAGGGAGATTATGCATTTTTCCCTTTGGGGGACTAAGGGGGATTATGTTATTCTTCACCGTTTCCACATTTTAGCTTGATGCATATGGGAATTAGGGGTGGGTTCATTCCCCTGGAGAGACGCAAAATCTTGCGTCTCTACAATTAGAGTTAGGGGTGTATTAACGGCATCGTGAAAAACTTTGAATCTCTTCTACATTACATGAGGCTGTCTTCGGCAACTTTCTTATAATACCGACGTAGGGGAGAACCTTGTGTTCGCTCCTACAACAAAACATAAAATGTAGGGCAAGGCTTTAGCCTTATCTCCCCGCTTGAACATGTACGGGGATAGCGACCCTAAAGGATTGCCCTGCGTAAGTGAAATTCTCATACATCAAACTAAGAAAATACATAGATTATGAGTAAAAGGAATACGATACTTACCTACATGCAAATTTTGGTTGTTCTCTGCGTACTAGCATGTAATAGTGATAGGGCGGTAAATGTTCCCTTAAAATCTGCTGAGTTTCCTTGCAAAGGGCATCAATGTGGCTGTAAGGCGGAACTGGATTGTAGAGAACGGTGTTGCTGTGCACTGCATGAAAATCGCAATAATTTTTTGAACAATAGCGAGGAACAGAAAAACGGTTTTCGTGTCTTTATTAGTACAATAAACTGCAAATATGGAAACGAGGCGTTTACCGGTATAAATTTTACCGGTAAATATATTTTAGAGGATAATGTTCAACCCATAAAAGCATCTTTCCTGTATTTTCTTTCTCATACCATTTCAATTCCCATTTCCGAGGGAATAGTATCTCTCCCCAAAAAACCACCCCGGTACCTCGCATAAGAAGTATTTTCCCTGTATCAATTTTCGTGTTGTCTTAAGGACTTGGAATACAGTTTCGACTGCATTGATGGAACTGCCTAAAAGGGCGTTATCATATCATTGCGAAGGAGGAACAACTGAAGCATCCTAATCCCCCTTAGTCCCCCTTTAGAAGAGGGGAAGATGTATGGGTAATTGAGAAAAGGAGGAGACGTATGAATGATTTAGAAAAGGGGGAGATACGCAAATATTTACACATTTTCCCCCTTTCCTAAAGGGGGATCAAGGGGGATTACTTCCCCTTAACTTTTGGAGGTATAACTATGCGGATAGCAAATTTACGAGTTGGATATGTATTTTCATTATTCATGCTCTTTCTGTTATTGTTGGTAAAATATGTTGAGGC is a window from the Candidatus Jettenia sp. genome containing:
- the cbiQ gene encoding cobalt ECF transporter T component CbiQ, producing MKTYFKTNRYTTGFANNLVEGLDPRSKIISFLSIILCMVLTPITRLKDFGLYFLLILAIAFISKITPKQILKRMFVLIPFILLIAIFILFIKEGNVYWSIKIGYWQLRVTYEGAWTFLNVIIKSGLSIILLVIASSTTTFPDFLQGMEMLRMPRLLVILMSFMYRYIFVLLDEAKRLMRARALRYFGSRYSEQFRIIGYMIEVLFIRTFERAKRIYSAMTTRGFTGEIRSIKHFQFSYIDFLFITGIIISLLFIVSGIVYKLEHMKINNAHLWQAL
- the cbiB gene encoding adenosylcobinamide-phosphate synthase CbiB, which translates into the protein MVLICVNLCPTAEFKYHISIFILRFLILPTITLIQITVAYILDLVIGDPQWAYHPIRLIGKLVESVECILRRLSISERIAGIFLTTIIVAVTYLTTYAVILVSGQWCYVCEIMIGTVVIYFAISIRSLADEAKKVMTFLKENDLIQARKALSQIVGRDTAYLNEEQIIRACVETVAESSVDGILSPLFYSFIGGPGAAMAYKAVSTLDSMVGHKDERYIRFGWASARLDDVANYIPARISAVLIPIASFLCGYSLRNSLRIAFRDGRKHQSPNSGIPEAAMAGALRVQLGGPSTYQGEVIEKPFIGDAQNRLTLESIGMAITIMQVTSLLFLTCGIGVVVCLKWVFS
- a CDS encoding energy-coupling factor ABC transporter ATP-binding protein, whose protein sequence is MASIIKVSNLNYRYPDGTVGLKDVSFEAEEGETLVIIGANGTGKSTLCMNLMGILEGDGHINIAGLTLNKIHVKEIRRKVGMVFQNPDDQLFCPTVIDDVSFGPLNLGWDNNEVMVASQKALALVDMEGYESRTSYHLSFGEKKGQLLPPYYLWIQRSCCSMNPRVD